Within the Streptomyces sp. YIM 121038 genome, the region GAGCCAATCCGCTTCGTGACGCCGCGGACCGACGGCTCCCGCGCATCGCGGGGCCGTCGGGCCTGGTCATCTTCGGCGTGACGGGCGACCTGTCCCGGAAGAAGCTGATGCCGGCGGTGTACGACCTGGCCAACCGCGGTCTGCTGCCGCCCGGCTTCTCCCTGATCGGCTTCGCCCGCCGTGAGTGGCAGGACGAGGACTTCGCGCAGGAGGTGCACGACGCGGTCAAGGAACACGCGCGCACGCCCTTCCGCGAGGAGGTCTGGCAGCAGCTCATCCAGGGCATGCGCTTCGTCCAGGGCAACTTCGACGACGACGACGCCTTCGAGCAGCTCAAGGCCACCATCGAGGACCTGGACAAGAAGCAGGGCACGGGCGGCAACTTCGCCTTCTACCTGTCGGTCCCCCCGAAGTTCTTCCCGCAGGTCGTCCAGCAGCTCAAGAAGCACGGCCTCGCGGACGCGCCCGAGGGCTCGTGGCGGCGCGCCGTCATCGAGAAGCCCTTCGGCCACGACCTGAAGTCGGCCCAGGAGCTGAACGCGATCGTCCACGAGGTGTTCGCCCCGGACCAGGTGTTCCGGATCGACCACTACCTGGGCAAGGAGACCGTCCAGAACATCCTGGCGCTCCGCTTCGCCAACCAGATGTTCGAGCCGATCTGGAACCGGTCGTACGTCGACCACGTGCAGATCACCATGGCCGAGGACATCGGCATCGGCGGCCGCGCGGGCTACTACGACGGCATCGGCGCCGCCCGTGACGTCATCCAGAACCACCTGCTCCAGCTGATGGCCCTGACCGCCATGGAGGAGCCCGCCTCCTTCGACGCGGACGCGCTGGTCGCCGAGAAGGCCAAGGTGCTCGGCGCCGTACGCCTGCCGAAGGACCTGGGCCGCGACACCGTGCGCGGGCAGTACTCCGCCGGGTGGCAGGGCGGCGAGAAGGCCGTCGGCTACCTCCAGGAAGACGGCATCGACGCCAAGTCGAAGACCGATACGTACGCCGCCGTCAAGCTGTCGGTGGACAACCGCCGCTGGGCGGGCGTCCCGTTCTACCTGCGCACCGGCAAGCGCCTCGGCCGCCGCGTCACGGAGATCGCGGTCGTCTTCCAGCGCGCCCCGCACTCCCCCTTCGACCACACGGCGACGGAGGAGCTCGGCCAGAACGCCATCGTCATCCGCGTCCAGCCGGACGAGGGCATCACGGTCCGCTTCGGCTCCAAGGTGCCCGGCACCTCCATGGAGATCCGGGACGTGTCGATGGACTTCGCGTACGGCGAGTCCTTCACCGAGTCCAGCCCGGAGGCCTACGAACGGCTGATCCTGGACGTCCTACTCGGCGACGCCAACCTCTTCCCGCGCACGGAGGAGGTCGAGCTGTCCTGGAAGATCCTCGACCCGATCGAGGAGTACTGGGACACCCACGGCAAGCCCGCACAGTACCCGTCCGGTACGTGGGGCCCGGTCGAGGCGGACGAGATGCTTGCACGAGACGGACGGAGCTGGCGCCGGCCATGAAGATCGACCTTACGGACACCACGGCCAGCAAGATCAACAAGGCGCTCGTACAGGGGCGCCGGGCGATCGGCACCCCGGCCGTGGGCATGGTCCTCACCCTCGTCATCGTCACCGACGAGGAGAACGCGTACGACGCCCTGAAGGCGGCGAGCGAGGCCTCGCGCGAGCACCCCTCGCGCACGCTCGTCGTCATCAAGCGCGTCTCGCGTTCGCCCCGGGACCGCACGTCCTCACGCCTGGACGCCGAGGTCCGCGTCGGCGCCGACGCGGGCACCGGCGAAACGGTGGTCCTGCGGCTCTACGGCGATGTCATCAACCACGCCCAGTCGGTGGTCCTGCCGCTGCTCCTGCCGGACGCCCCGACCGTCGTGTGGTGGCCGGTGAACGCCCCGATCGACCCCGCCCAGGACCCCCTGGGCGCGCTCGCCCAGCGCCGGGTCACCGACACCTACGCCGCCGAGCAGCCCATCCAGGAGCTGACCGCGCGCGCCGAGGCGTACCACCCCGGCGACACCGACCTGTCCTGGACCCGGATCACGCCGTGGCGCTCCATGCTCGCGGCCGCCCTGGACCAGGTCACCTGCGAGGTCACCGCCGCCGAGGTGGAGGGCGAGGAGTTCAACCCGAGCGTCGAGCTGCTCGCGATGTGGCTCGCCGACCGGCTCTCCGTACCGGTCAGGCGCAGCCTGTCCACGGGCCCGGGCCTGACCGGCGTGCGCATGGAGACCAACTGCGGCCCGATCGTGCTCGACCGGGCGGACGGCGCGCTCGCCACGCTCTCCATCCAGGGCCAGCCGGACCGCGCGGTGGCGCTCAAGCGCCGCGAGACCTCCGAGCTGATCGCGGAGGAGCTGCGCCGCCTCGACCCCGACGACACCTACGCGTCGGCGCTGAGGTTCGGCGTCGACCGGCTCGACGAGACGGCGCGGTCGGCCATGACGGCGACGGCCCCCCAGGAGCCGGACGCGTCCGGCTCGGCCGAGCAGGCCCCCAAGGGCGGCGGCCGTACGTCGAAGAAGACGGCCTCCGCGAAGAAGGCCCCGGCCAAGAAGGCGGCCGCGAAGTGACCACCGCACCGCAGCTCGTCGTCCACCGCGACAAGGAGCTGATGGCCCAGGCCGCCGCGGCGCGCCTGATCACGAAGATCGTCGACGCGCAGGCGGCCCGTGGCTACGCCTCCGTGGTCCTCACCGGCGGCCGCAACGGCAACGGACTGCTCGCGGCGCTGAGTTCGGCCCCCGCGCGCGACGCCGTGGACTGGTCCCGGCTCGACCTGTGGTGGGGCGACGAGCGCTTCCTGCCGGAGGGCGACCCCGAGCGCAACTACACGCAGGCCCGCGCCGCCCTGCTCGACTCGGTGCCGCTCGACCCGGCGCGGGTGCACCCGATGCCCGCGTCGGACGGCCCGTACGGGGTGGGCGCCGACGGGGACGGCGCGGACGCCGCCGCCGAGGCGTACGCGGCCGAGCTGGCCGCGGCGGCCGGTCCCGAAGACCACGGCCCCGTGCCGACGTTCGACGTGCTCATGCTGGGCGTCGGCCCGGACACGCACGTGGCGTCGCTCTTCCCCGAGCTGCCCGCCGTCCGCGAGACGGAGCGGACGGTGGTCGGCGTGCACGGCGCGCCGAAGCCGCCGCCCACCCGGGTCTCGCTGACGCTGCCCGCGATCCGCTGCGCACGCGAGGTCTGGCTGCTCGCGGCGGGCGAGGACAAGGCGAAGGCGGCGGCGATCGCCCTGTCCGGGGCGGGTGAGGTCCAGGCCCCCGCGGCGGGCGCGTACGGCCGCTCCCGCACCCTGTGGCTCCTGGACGCGGCGGCGGCTTCCCAGCTCCCCCGGGACCTGTACCCACCGGCGTCGCCCTGACCGGACGCACTGCTCGGTACGGGGACGCCGCCGGGCCCCGGTCCTCTTGCGGACCGGGGCCCGGCGGCGTTCCGCTTCCAGAAGCCTTCGCGGGTGGCCGAGTGCTGGTCAGAAGCCGTCGCAGGTGGCCGAGGCGAAGGGGCCGCTGGCTCGGGCGGTGTGGGTGCTGCCGTCGACGGTGACCTCGCAGCGGAGGGCGCCGCCGGAGGCCCCCAGGGTGGCGCCGAGCGTCCCGCCCTTGACGAAGCCTTCATCTTCTCCGTCTTGCGCGGGGGCGGACCTGACCCGGCGGACAGGGCCCGGCGGTCCGGGGCGCCGGGCCCGGCCGTCGGGCTCAACGGCCGCGCAGGGCGCGGTACTTCGTGACCAGGGCCGTCGTGGACGGGTCGAGGCCGGGGACGTCCGCGCCCTGGGTCAGGGCGGGTTCGACGCGCTTGGCGAGGACCTTGCCCAGCTCGACGCCCCACTGGTCGAAGGAGTCGATGTTCCAGACCGCGCCCTGGACGAACACCTTGTGCTCATAGAGCGCGATGAGCTGGCCCAGCACCGAGGGCGTCAGCTCCCGCGCGAGGATCGTCGTCGTGGGATGGTTGCCCCGGAACGTCTTGTGCGCCACCAGGTCCTCCGCCACCCCCTCGGCCCGCACCTCCTCAGGCGTCCTGCCGAAGGCCAGCGCCTGCGTCTGCGCGAAGAAGTTGGCCATCAGCAGATCGTGCTGGCCCGCGAGCGCACCCAGCTCCTCGACCGGCCGCGCGAAGCCGATGAAGTCCGCCGGAATGAGCTTCGTACCCTGATGAATCAGCTGGTAGTACGCGTGCTGGCCGTTGGTGCCGGGCGTGCCCCACACCACCGGACCGGTCTGCCACTCCACCGCCCTGCCGTCCCGGGTCACGGACTTGCCGTTGGACTCCATGTCCAGCTGCTGCAGATACGCCGTGAACTTCGACAGATAATGCGAATACGGCAGCACCGCATGCGACTGCGCGTCATGGAAGTTGCCGTACCAGACACCCAGCAGCCCGAGCAGCAACGGCACATTCGCCTCCGCCGGAGCCGTACAGAAATGCTCATCCACCAGACGGAAACCCTCCAGCATCTCCCCGAACGCATCCGCACCGACCGCGATCATCAACGACAGACCGATCGCCGAATCGAAGGAGTAACGACCCCCCACCCAGTCCCAGAACCCGAACATGTTCGCCGTGTCGATACCGAAGTCCGCCACCTTCTCGGCATTCGTCGACAGCGCCACGAAATGCCTGGCCACGGCCGCCTCGTCACCAAGGGACGCCAGGAGCCAGGAACGGGCAGCCTCGGCATTGGTGATCGTCTCGATCGTCGTGAACGTCTTGGACGCGATGACGAACAACGTCTCCGCCGCATCCAGATCCCGCACGGCCTCGTGCAGATCGGCACCGTCCACGTTCGACACGAAACGGACCGTCACATCGCGGTCGGTATAAGCACGCAACGCCTCATAAGCCATCGCCGGACCGAGGTCGGAACCCCCGATACCCACATTGACCACGTTCTTGATCCGCTTGCCGGTGTGGCCCCTCCACTCACCCGAACGGACCTGCCCCGCGAACGCCGCCATCTTCTCCAGCACCGCGTGCACACCCGCCACCACGTCCTCACCGTCGACCTCGACCACGGCATCCGCCGGGGCACGCAGCGCCGTGTGCAGCACCGCCCGCCCCTCCGTCGTATTGATCCTCTCGCCCCGGAACATGGCATCCCGCAACCCGAACACATCAGTGGCGGCGGCCAGTTCCCGCAAGAGCGCGAGGGTCTCGTCCGTGATCAGGTGCTTGGAATAGTCGATGTGCAGATCGCCGACCTGCGCCGTGTAGCGCTCGGCACGGCCGGGGTCAGCGGCGAACAGCTCCCGCAGCCGCACCTCCCCCAGCTGCTCCCGGTGCTTGACCAGGGCCGTCCACTCGGCCGTCTGGTGGAGCCTGGTGCGGCCAACTGCGTTCATCTGTGCTTCCGCCCTCTCTCGTACAACGTGCGTGCGTACGCCCCACTGCGCTCCCAACCTAGTTGATCAGCGTGTGGTGCGAGGTGTCCGTCGGCTTGAGCGCGGGGGTGAGCACGACGACC harbors:
- the zwf gene encoding glucose-6-phosphate dehydrogenase, which translates into the protein MTAVHGANPLRDAADRRLPRIAGPSGLVIFGVTGDLSRKKLMPAVYDLANRGLLPPGFSLIGFARREWQDEDFAQEVHDAVKEHARTPFREEVWQQLIQGMRFVQGNFDDDDAFEQLKATIEDLDKKQGTGGNFAFYLSVPPKFFPQVVQQLKKHGLADAPEGSWRRAVIEKPFGHDLKSAQELNAIVHEVFAPDQVFRIDHYLGKETVQNILALRFANQMFEPIWNRSYVDHVQITMAEDIGIGGRAGYYDGIGAARDVIQNHLLQLMALTAMEEPASFDADALVAEKAKVLGAVRLPKDLGRDTVRGQYSAGWQGGEKAVGYLQEDGIDAKSKTDTYAAVKLSVDNRRWAGVPFYLRTGKRLGRRVTEIAVVFQRAPHSPFDHTATEELGQNAIVIRVQPDEGITVRFGSKVPGTSMEIRDVSMDFAYGESFTESSPEAYERLILDVLLGDANLFPRTEEVELSWKILDPIEEYWDTHGKPAQYPSGTWGPVEADEMLARDGRSWRRP
- the opcA gene encoding glucose-6-phosphate dehydrogenase assembly protein OpcA, translated to MKIDLTDTTASKINKALVQGRRAIGTPAVGMVLTLVIVTDEENAYDALKAASEASREHPSRTLVVIKRVSRSPRDRTSSRLDAEVRVGADAGTGETVVLRLYGDVINHAQSVVLPLLLPDAPTVVWWPVNAPIDPAQDPLGALAQRRVTDTYAAEQPIQELTARAEAYHPGDTDLSWTRITPWRSMLAAALDQVTCEVTAAEVEGEEFNPSVELLAMWLADRLSVPVRRSLSTGPGLTGVRMETNCGPIVLDRADGALATLSIQGQPDRAVALKRRETSELIAEELRRLDPDDTYASALRFGVDRLDETARSAMTATAPQEPDASGSAEQAPKGGGRTSKKTASAKKAPAKKAAAK
- the pgl gene encoding 6-phosphogluconolactonase, which produces MTTAPQLVVHRDKELMAQAAAARLITKIVDAQAARGYASVVLTGGRNGNGLLAALSSAPARDAVDWSRLDLWWGDERFLPEGDPERNYTQARAALLDSVPLDPARVHPMPASDGPYGVGADGDGADAAAEAYAAELAAAAGPEDHGPVPTFDVLMLGVGPDTHVASLFPELPAVRETERTVVGVHGAPKPPPTRVSLTLPAIRCAREVWLLAAGEDKAKAAAIALSGAGEVQAPAAGAYGRSRTLWLLDAAAASQLPRDLYPPASP
- the pgi gene encoding glucose-6-phosphate isomerase; amino-acid sequence: MNAVGRTRLHQTAEWTALVKHREQLGEVRLRELFAADPGRAERYTAQVGDLHIDYSKHLITDETLALLRELAAATDVFGLRDAMFRGERINTTEGRAVLHTALRAPADAVVEVDGEDVVAGVHAVLEKMAAFAGQVRSGEWRGHTGKRIKNVVNVGIGGSDLGPAMAYEALRAYTDRDVTVRFVSNVDGADLHEAVRDLDAAETLFVIASKTFTTIETITNAEAARSWLLASLGDEAAVARHFVALSTNAEKVADFGIDTANMFGFWDWVGGRYSFDSAIGLSLMIAVGADAFGEMLEGFRLVDEHFCTAPAEANVPLLLGLLGVWYGNFHDAQSHAVLPYSHYLSKFTAYLQQLDMESNGKSVTRDGRAVEWQTGPVVWGTPGTNGQHAYYQLIHQGTKLIPADFIGFARPVEELGALAGQHDLLMANFFAQTQALAFGRTPEEVRAEGVAEDLVAHKTFRGNHPTTTILARELTPSVLGQLIALYEHKVFVQGAVWNIDSFDQWGVELGKVLAKRVEPALTQGADVPGLDPSTTALVTKYRALRGR